In Antarcticibacterium arcticum, the genomic stretch CGGTATCATTTATGGTTAAAGAGATCAATACTGAATCCTCACCACATTCATTTGAAACGCTATAAGTAGTTTCAAAAGTTTGAGAAGGAGTAGGATTGTTTAAATAAGCGGCAATTTGACCGGCTATAACATTTAAGGCCGGTGAAAATTCTCCATCAAGATCTTCAATTCCATTTTCAGTAAGAGCATCATTGAAAAGGTCCATTGCGGCCTGAGGATTTGTAAGCATCGCCTCAACATCAGTGATACACATTTCCATTACGATTGGCTCTCCTAATTCAAATGAACCTTCTACAGTAATGGTAAAAGTTGTGGAATCTGTACTTCCTTCGATTACGCAATTTGCGCTGTCATCAACATTATAAGTAATTTCATATGATCCAGGTCCAATAGAAGGATCAAAATTTCCATCAGCATCTACACCTTCACCGCTAAAAGTTCCACCAGTTGTGGCATCATCACTTAAACGGTCTGCTAAAACTATAAGTTCTTCACTATCGCAATCAACTGTGAAATCTTCTATAGTTCCGGCGTTGGCTTCTTCAGCAGCAACAATTCTCACTGTTAGTTCTACAGATGTTTGGCAATCTCCATCACCAAAAGTATAGGTAGTGGTAAAATCTCCGAGACCATCTTCATCGGCCTGGTATTCTTGTACCAGTTGTGAGGCAGTTGGATCAAGTGTTCCGTTAGTTGGGAAACCGGCTTGTTGAGCGATGGCAATATAGAATTTTCTAACTTCATCAACACTAGGGAAAGTAGCCTGTACATCGCTTTCACATACAATAGCAGGTGCAGGGCTTTCTGCCATGAATCCTTCACTTACCGTTAAAGTAAATGTGGTCGAGTCATCTTCACCTTCGGTACAATTCTCATCACTTGCTGTAACAGTATAAGTAATTTCGAATTCTCCAACCTGAGAAACATCAAATAAACCGTTTTCAACTACACCATCCTCATCAGAGAAAGTTCCACCAGCATCATTGTTATCACCTAATAAAGTATTAAGGTCAAAAAGAGTTGCACTGGAACAAACCGGAGCAGGATTTATAGGTCCTGCGTTTGGTTCTTCAGTATTATTTATAGTTAAAGTAATATCTACCGACTCTTCTCCACAATTTGTGGTTACAGTGTAAGTTGTATTAAATGTTGCGGGTGCAGTTGGATTACTGTTTATGTAAGCATAAATTTCGCTACCTACAACCTCCTCTGAAGGTTCAAAAGTCCCATCAAAATTGCTAATTCCATTTTCTTCAAGGATATTTTGAAAGAAAGCTTCTGCTTGAGAAGGGTCAGAAAATAATGCCTGTACCTCTGTAATACACATTTCCATTACAATAGGTTGTCCCAATTCTTCTGTTCCCTGAACTGTTATGGTAAAGGTGGTAGAATCTGAAGTTCCTTCCATAACGCAATCTGCATTGTCATCTACAGTGTAGGTGATGGTATATGTTCCAGGTCCTATGGCAGGATCAAAGTTTCCTTCTTCATTAACACCCTCACCGGTAAAAGTTCCACCGGTGGTAGCATCTTCACTTAAAATAGAATCATCGAGAATAACGATCTCTTCATCTTCACATTCTACAACAATATCTTCTATGGTTCCAGCATTTGCTTCTTCCTCTGCTACAATAGTGATTGTTATTTCCACGCTAGATTCACAGCCATCTACACCAACAGTGTATGTAGTTGTAAAATCTCCAAGACCATCTTCATCATTTTGATATATTTGAGCAATTTCCTCAGCAGTTGGATTAAAAGTTCCGTTTGTAGGAGTTCCTTCCGGAAGCAGGCTTAAGTAAAAATTCTCTATTGATTCAAAATCAGGGAAAGTTTCCTGTACATCAGACTCACAAACAATCCCTGTTGCAGGCTCTCCCAGATCAACTGGCCCTTGAACTACTACAGTTACTTCAAACCTGTTTCTACTTTCACATGGAGGCTCATTTCTGTCATCTCGGTTAACAATCTGGCTAACGTAATAAGTTTCACCATCAATTAACTCTGTTGAGCTCGATAGGGGCGGTTGTGATGTAGCAGTACTATACCATCTAAATCCCTGAGTATATTCACTTGTGGCCTGAGCTTCAAGATCTGCAACCGTAGCTCCTTCACAAAATGTTTGTGTAGGCTCGGCTGTAGGGGCAGGAGCAAATACCGGGTCATAACGAATTGCAACCCTGCTTGTTGGGCAACCTGTGTCTTCATTTCTTTGACCTGCATAATAGCTCTCGCCAATATTAAGAGGTGTGCTTGAAGGAAGTGGATCTCCGCTGAATTGTTCTGCATAAATCTCAACCTGAAAACCATCAATGTTATTGATTAGGTCCTGAACTGTTTTAACATCGGCACCAGTGCTTCCGTAAACACAAGGAGCAAAGATGTTTCCAAATTGTGGTTCCGGAGCACCCGCGTTATCAACGGTTACACTAACGGCAGTCCTTGTTGTACAAGTCCCGGAAGCATTTCCGGCAAAATAAGTCCGGGTTTCAAGAAGTTCATTTTCAGGTATAGGATTTACAGACGTTGCTGTACGATACCATCTTACGGCATCACCATTGGCAGTCGCCTCTAGGTCAGAAACCGTAGCCAGGTAACAAAAATCCTGAGTCGTATCAGCTACGGTGGGGCAGTTCTCCTGAGCAAAGGAGGAGAAACTGGTGGTTAATAAAATAAGGGCAAAAAGGATCATAGGTAGTCCTTTCTTTCCTAAAGTAAAATTTCGCATAGGCTAGGTGTTAAATTTGACATTAATAAAATTTGTTGTGAGGTAGCCATTATAGGCTACGCAAATATTGCAATAATTTTCAACAATAGCGGTGCATTTAAGCATTAATTTAACAAACACTACCAAAGTAGTTAATGTTTAGTTAATTCACAAAACATTTATCCCAATAAAGGGAAATCTGCTTAAAATGGAAGACCGTAATCCTCATCAAAATTAACCCTTCTGGCTGTGAGATAAATGTTTCCCAAATGGGAGTATTATAAATTAATTTTCTTTCTATTTGTATGAAATTCTACCCCGTTATATTACTGTTGTTGGGAAGCTATTTTGCTCAGGCTCAAGCTGCACTTACCACTGCCCACGGCCATTTACAGGCCAACGAAACTTACCAGGCCAAAGCAGTTCTTACTACACATCTGGAGTCCCATCCTAATGACCTGAAAGCTATTTCCTTATTAGGGGATATCGCAATATTTGAAAATAAATATGATGCAGCCCTTTCCCATTATAAATATTTACTTGCCTCAAATGCTGAAAGTGCCGATTACAATTTCAAATATGGCGGCGCATTGGGTCTTAAAGCGTTAAATGTTTCCAAAATACAGGCGATGGTGTATGTTCCTGAGATTAAAAAGTATCTCGAAAAAGCTGCCGAACTTGACCCCACTCATATAAAATCCAGACGGGCTCTAGTGGAATTATACCTGCAATTACCAGGTATTTTTGGGGGTAGTATTACAAAAGCACGGCTATATGCCGGGGAGTTGAAAAAAGTGAGTGCACTTCAAGCCGCCATTTCGCAGGGATTTATTATGAAGGAAAGTGGCACTGAGGAGGAGGCGAAATTGCAATTTAAAAAGGCCTTTTCTCTTATGAAATCCCCCGATTCAAATCCAGAAAATAATTATCTCAATTATGAAATGGGCAAAATCGCTGCTGAAAATAATATAGAACCATTAAAAGGTTTGAAGTTTCTGGATTTTTATATTACAAATTATAATTACAGAGATATACATACCCTGGAATGGGCCTACTACAGAAAAGCCCAGATCCAAACCCACCTAAGGAATAAACTCGCAGCTCAAAAATTAATCAATAAGGCCCTCAGTTTACGGGAAAATTTTGAGGAGGCAAGATTGGAAAAAAAGAAGATTCAGCAGCTTTGAAGTATTTAAAAACTCAATGCAATTTGGGATTCTAATTATTTATATTTGCCCAAATTTAGATATAATGAAGCTTCATTTTATAGCGATTGGAGGTAGTGCTATGCATAATCTCGCCATTGCCTTGCAGGAAAAAGGTTATTACATTACGGGAAGTGACGATGCTATCTATGAGCCATCCCGCTCGCGCCTTGCAAAACAATCGCTTCTCCCTGCTGAAATGGGGTGGTTTCCAGAAAAAATCGACGCTACAATTGATGCAGTTGTTTTGGGGATGCACGCACGTGAGAATAATCCCGAAATTCTTAAAGCGCAAGAGCTTGGAATAAAAATATATTCTTATCCTGAATTTCTTTTTGAACAGTCAAAAAACAAGACCAGGGTTGTAATTGCAGGTTCTCACGGTAAAACTACGGTTACGTCTATGATCCTGCATGTCCTCAATTATAATGATAGACAAGTGGATTATATGGTAGGGGCCCAGCTGGAAGGTTTTGAGAATATGGTGCATCTTACAGAGGAGAATGATTTTATTTTATTGGAAGGGGATGAATATTTATCTTCTGCCATAGATCGTCGTCCCAAATTTCATTTATACCGGCCTAATATCGCATTGCTTACCGGGATTGCCTGGGATCATATAAACGTATTTCCAACATTCGAAAATTATGTGGACCAATTCAGGATCTTCATAGATTCAATTGTAAGTGGGGGAATACTGGTATATAATGAGGAAGATAAAGAACTCACTAAACTGGTTGAAGAAACAACAAATCAAATTAGAAAACACCCATATTCTACGCCAGATTATAAAATCCAAAATGGTATAACGGTTTTGGATACCCCAGAGGGCGACTTAACCCTGGAAATTTTAGGATCACATAATATGAGCAACCTAGCCGGCGCAAAATGGATATGCCAGCATATGGGAGTAGATGAAGACGATTTTTATGAAGCTATGGCAAGTTTCAGGGGAGCGTCCAAACGGCTTGAAAAAATTGTTGAAGAGGGAAACACCCTCGTATACAAAGATTTCGCCCATAGTCCTTCCAAAGTAACAGCAACTACCCGCGCAGTAAGGGAGCAATATCCACTTAGAAAACTATATGCCTGCCTTGAGCTCCATACCTTCAGCAGTCTTTCACCTCAATTTTTAAGTCAGTATAAGAAGACTCTGGATCTTGCAGATGAGACCGTTGTGTTTTATTCTGCAGAAGCCCTAGAGCAAAAAAAGATGGCGCCAATCTCAGAAGAGTCTATAAGAAATGCTTTCCAAAATGAAGGATTAAAAGTAATTACAGATGCCACCGAACTTCAACAATACCTGGAGCAGCTTAAGTATGAAAATTCCGTGGTGCTGCTTATGAGTAGTGGAACCTTTGGAGGTCTTGATTTTGAACAGATTAAAACATGGATCTAATAATAATTTTATGAAGGTTTTGGGTTTTTAGAATTATTTTTTTCAACCCGGTTTTTTATCTTTAACAGTAAAGCAGCTGTATGGATAATGAAAAAAAGCCTTTTTCTATTAAAAATTGGGCTTCAGGAGACCAGCCAAGAGAAAAGCTTATCTCTAAAGGAAAATTGGCACTTAGTGATGCCGAGCTTATCGCAATCCTTATTGGCACAGGTAACACCAAAGAAAGCGCAGTAGAACTCAGCAAAAGAATACTTTCAAGTACCGGGAACAATTTAAATCATTTGGGAAAGCTATCCCTCCAGCAACTTACCAACTTTAAAGGAATTGGTGAAGCAAAAGCGGTAAGCATTATTGCGGCTATGGAACTTGGGCGTCGGCGTAGAACTGAGGAAGCTGTAGAAAAAGTTAAGATCACTTCAAGCAATTCTGTTTTTGAGTTACTTCAACCTTTAATAGGCGAGCTGGATCACGAGGAATTCTGGATCCTGTATTTGAATAACTCCAATAAGATCATTGAAAAATTTCAGATAAGTAAAGGCGGTATAACAGGAACTTTGGTAGATGTACGTATCACCCTGAGAAAGGCGCTTGAACTTGGTGCGGTTTCTATAATCCTTGCCCACAATCATCCTTCAGGAAATTTAAATCCCAGTGAGGCAGATAAGCAACTCACCAAAAAACTAAAGTCTGCCAGTGAAAGTCTGGATATAAAAGTGCTTGACCATCTTATAGTGACTGAAAAATCCTATTTTAGCTTTGCCGATGAAGGGTTGTTATAATTACACATAAGATGCTTTTAATATATACTCCCAAAGTTACTTCCCGCATAATATATGTTTTTAAACATGTGTGTACACATATTTTGGGCCTTGATCTTAAATTCACAACCAAGATTGAAGAATTTATTGCGCATGAAGACGTCAAATTTTCCTACGGAAGAAAACGTTTGGGGAATGAGCTTTTTGTGCAGAATGTAGATCTGCTCCTGGAACAGGGATTAAGTGATTTGGACATTAAGGTCCAGAACTGGGAAGACACCAAATGCTTTTTTGCGGTTTCAGAGAATAGTGACTTGCCATATGATATTTTTGCGGCATCTTTTTTCCTTCTTTCCAGATACGAAGAATATTTACCCCACGTAAAAGATGATTTTGGAAGGTTTCCTTCTTCTGAAAGTCTTGCCTATAAAAAAGGATTTTTAAAGCAACCCGTTGTAGATATTTGGGCATATAAATTTAAAAGGCTTTTAAAGGACAGGTTTCCTAATATAGAATTCAGGACCAGGAACTATCAAACCGTGAATATAATATCTGTAAGTCATGTATTTAACTTTAAAAATAAAGGCTTCTTAAGAAGCCTTACCGGTACAGTTCTGGATTTGGTTAACTTAAAATTCTCACGGGTGAGGGACAGGTTTAAGGTACTGCTTAAGTTAAAAAAGGATCCTTATAACATATTTGATGAACTTATATATTTTATAAAAGAATATAAGACCAAAATGGTTTTTATGTTTCAGCTAAGCGATTATAATTCATACGATAAGAACATTAATTATAACCGCCAGAATTATAGTTCTATAATAAAATATGTTGCAGATTATTCACAGGTTGGGCTCAGACTTGGTTATTTTGCAGTTTTGGAAGAGGATGTTTTAAAAAGGGAAAAAAAGCGATTTGAAAATATAATCCATGGCCCCTTGCAAAATGTCATTAATCCTAAATACAACCTTATGCTACCATTGCATTATGGGTATCTAAATGAACTTGAAATTCCAAACGATTTCTCTATGGGTTTTCCGGAATCCATAGGTTTTAGGGCTGGCACAGGAACTTCCTTTTTATTTTATGATATTAATATGGAAGTTACCACTCCCCTTACAATTCATCCCTACGTGTTTCATACCCAACTATGCCACACTGGAAATGCGGTTGACGTTGAAAAGACCATTCAAGTTCTTATTTCTGAATTAAAAAAAGTTGATGGTACATTTCGTGCAGTTTTTAAGAACAGGGATTTTTCTGAATATTCTAACCCGGCCTATTTCTACTCATTATTAAAACAGATCAATGAAATTCAGTAATATTCAACATATTTACTTTGATCTTGATCATACCCTGTGGGATTTTGACAAAAACTCGGCACTTACCTTTGAAGTTATCTTTAAAAAGGAAAA encodes the following:
- a CDS encoding tetratricopeptide repeat protein, with the protein product MKFYPVILLLLGSYFAQAQAALTTAHGHLQANETYQAKAVLTTHLESHPNDLKAISLLGDIAIFENKYDAALSHYKYLLASNAESADYNFKYGGALGLKALNVSKIQAMVYVPEIKKYLEKAAELDPTHIKSRRALVELYLQLPGIFGGSITKARLYAGELKKVSALQAAISQGFIMKESGTEEEAKLQFKKAFSLMKSPDSNPENNYLNYEMGKIAAENNIEPLKGLKFLDFYITNYNYRDIHTLEWAYYRKAQIQTHLRNKLAAQKLINKALSLRENFEEARLEKKKIQQL
- a CDS encoding UDP-N-acetylmuramate--L-alanine ligase yields the protein MKLHFIAIGGSAMHNLAIALQEKGYYITGSDDAIYEPSRSRLAKQSLLPAEMGWFPEKIDATIDAVVLGMHARENNPEILKAQELGIKIYSYPEFLFEQSKNKTRVVIAGSHGKTTVTSMILHVLNYNDRQVDYMVGAQLEGFENMVHLTEENDFILLEGDEYLSSAIDRRPKFHLYRPNIALLTGIAWDHINVFPTFENYVDQFRIFIDSIVSGGILVYNEEDKELTKLVEETTNQIRKHPYSTPDYKIQNGITVLDTPEGDLTLEILGSHNMSNLAGAKWICQHMGVDEDDFYEAMASFRGASKRLEKIVEEGNTLVYKDFAHSPSKVTATTRAVREQYPLRKLYACLELHTFSSLSPQFLSQYKKTLDLADETVVFYSAEALEQKKMAPISEESIRNAFQNEGLKVITDATELQQYLEQLKYENSVVLLMSSGTFGGLDFEQIKTWI
- the radC gene encoding RadC family protein is translated as MDNEKKPFSIKNWASGDQPREKLISKGKLALSDAELIAILIGTGNTKESAVELSKRILSSTGNNLNHLGKLSLQQLTNFKGIGEAKAVSIIAAMELGRRRRTEEAVEKVKITSSNSVFELLQPLIGELDHEEFWILYLNNSNKIIEKFQISKGGITGTLVDVRITLRKALELGAVSIILAHNHPSGNLNPSEADKQLTKKLKSASESLDIKVLDHLIVTEKSYFSFADEGLL
- a CDS encoding DUF7033 domain-containing protein; the encoded protein is MLLIYTPKVTSRIIYVFKHVCTHILGLDLKFTTKIEEFIAHEDVKFSYGRKRLGNELFVQNVDLLLEQGLSDLDIKVQNWEDTKCFFAVSENSDLPYDIFAASFFLLSRYEEYLPHVKDDFGRFPSSESLAYKKGFLKQPVVDIWAYKFKRLLKDRFPNIEFRTRNYQTVNIISVSHVFNFKNKGFLRSLTGTVLDLVNLKFSRVRDRFKVLLKLKKDPYNIFDELIYFIKEYKTKMVFMFQLSDYNSYDKNINYNRQNYSSIIKYVADYSQVGLRLGYFAVLEEDVLKREKKRFENIIHGPLQNVINPKYNLMLPLHYGYLNELEIPNDFSMGFPESIGFRAGTGTSFLFYDINMEVTTPLTIHPYVFHTQLCHTGNAVDVEKTIQVLISELKKVDGTFRAVFKNRDFSEYSNPAYFYSLLKQINEIQ